The DNA segment CCGTACGGCCCCACGTACATTGCATCCTGGATTGACGCCGTCCCTGCCAGAACCTCGTGGAGCGTGATCGGGGTCTCTGCAAGCCCCAATACCAGCCCGAGATTGGCCATCCCGACATCCGTATCGACGATACACGTTTCCCTGCCATGCTGAGCCAGTGCTGTTCCCAGGTTTGCGGTAACGGTCGTCTTCCCGGTTCCGCCTTTTCCGGAGGCGATAGTGTAGGCCCTGATCATCCAAACCCGTCTCAAGGATAGATCGTAGTTTTCAAACATAAACTTATTTATTTGCCCCTCTAGCTTGGAGGAGATAAATGCAATTTTTGAAGGTGGAAATACTTTTTCTCGGAAAAGCCTGAATGGAAAATGTCTGGAGCTTTTCCATGGCCTGATTTCACGATTATATCGCGGGCCTGGTCGAGTTGCGGCAACCGGAGTTCTTCGTTTCAGGGACTGCGATTCCCTATTGGGCGTGGTAAAAGCGAGTTGGCAAAGTGGTTCGATGCAATGCAGATTCGATATTCATATATGATGCGACGCAGATACCTCAATGAGATATCTCGGGGTTAATCTGATGAGCCGTCATCCCTTCATGGAAGAGAGTGCCCAAAGGCACATCGATGAGATCCAGTCCGTTGTCGGTGTTGCTGCATGCGCTCTCGTATCCAGTGAAGGCAGAATTTTGGGTAAACGCTTCCCGGAAGGTGACCTCACATCGTCGCTCTGCGCAGCAATGTGCGCAACGGTCCTCGCATCGGCAGAGGCGGCCTGCGGCAGCGTCAACATGGAGCGCCCGTTCCTGGTCACCGTTACCTCAGCCGACGCTACAATCCTCATCGTGAGCGTCGGGGAGGCCGCCCTGATCACAGCGGTAATTGATAAGTCAGCGGATCTACCCACAGTACAGAGACAGTTATTGGATATAGCAGTCAGGATCGGAGAGGAGGAGGCATGATGTATACGATATTGGTTGTCGACGATAGCCCCATGATCGTCGACGTTTTTGTTACCATGCTGGAGCGTGGCGGCTATCGGCCGATCACCGCTTTCAGTGGCGAGGAGTGTCTTGAGGCCCTGAATGCGACCCCTCCTGACCTGGTACTTCTGGATATCATGATGGAGCCGATGGACGGCTGGGAGACGCTCGAGCGGATCAAGACCGACCCCGCAACGCGGGATATCCCCGTCCTCATGCTGACCGCAAAACCTCTCACGCCCGAAGAGGCGAACGAATACGGTTCCTACATAGAGGACTATATCCTCAAGCCCACCACCCATCACCAGCTCTACGAGGCCATCGAGCACGTGCTGGCGCGCCGGCACTCCATCGCCGCCGACATCGAGCGGGCGCGCGAAGCCGGCGTGGACTCGCACCTCGTCGACGAGTACGAACGTCTCGCAAAAAGCGTCGATATCAACCGCCGCCTCTTAAAGATTTTAGAGACCACTTACAGCATCAAGGATGCCCGGGCGGGCATGGGCGAGGACATCACGAGGGCCATAAAGAGCATGGCGGTGAGCATCAAGATTCAGGAAGAGCGGCTGAATCAGGTTCGCAACCAGTTTGAAGAGCTCTTCGTGGCGCGTTGATCGTCCTCGCTCTCAACATCGAAGTTTTTGCGTCCTGTTCGGGCTCGATCGCTTCGGATCCCTGCTCCCGCCCTTTTCTGTCCTTAGTAGCCATCTGCGCGTTCCCGCTTCCCGATATAGACGATCGCGGTCGTCAGCACGAGGATCGCCGCGAGTGTCATCCCGATATCGATGGGTTCGACGGGTTCGACCCCGAAGGTCAGCACCCGCCGCACCATTGCGGTGATGCCTGCAATCAGGATCGGCGTCACGAGCACTTTGTTGGTTCTGAAATACGCCGTCACCGTCTCCAGGATCTCAACGATGATGAGGGTCAGAAGGAGCGCGTGCAGCACCCCGAGTATGCCCTGCGTCATGTCTTCGGCGTGAATGAGCGCCGCTACCTGGAGAACGACATCATAGAACGAGAAGATCGCGAGCAGGGAGAGCGAGATGGCGATGAGCAGGTATATGCCCAGCGTTACCCATGATATGGCGGATATGGCCTTATCTGCATGGGATTTAGAGGGAATCATGGGGCACCCTGATCCGGGGAATACGTATATAAACAGGATGTTCGAGGAGCATTAAACATTCCGGTAGGTCTGCAGTGGGTTGATAATTGAAAGGTTTATATCGTTAGACTGCGAATGATATGATACGCCTGCAAGTAAGTTATTTATACTATTCTCGCATTGTAATAATGCTGGATGGCAGTACGCGCGGGGTCTATAGCTCAGTTAGGTAGAGCGCCTGGCTTTTAACCAGGTGGTCGGGGGTTCAAATCCCCTTGGGCCCGTTGCCATGGGCGATGTCTATGGATTTTAACAAGGTGATGTATCTGATACGCAACTTTTTCGTCGGTGAGGTGTAGGTGATGGGGACTTCACTTGACGTACTCAATCATGAGATGGTTCCGGACCATCAGATTATGGGCGAAGAAGAGGTCGCCGACCTTCTTGCGACGTACCATATAACTCTAGAGCAATTGCCGAAAATCTACCACGACGATCCTGCAGTGAAGGCTATCGGGGGCGAGGTCGGGAACGTCATCCGGATCGTTCGCGACAGTCGCACCGCGGGCAGAGCCGAAGCCTACAGGCTCGTTGTGAAGAGACCGAAGAAATAAATTCAGAGGCCGGGAGCTGATCCATCTGTTAGATAGAAGTGTTTTGTCGAGAGCATATTTTGCGCGGGAGCACGTAGCGCGCCACCAGTTAGACTCTTATAACAATTTCCTCCTGCACAACCTTCAGAAAGTCGTCGACGAGCAGCGCGTCATCGAGACCGATATCGAGACTCGGGGGAAAGGAAAGGAGGCTGTATGGGTTGAACTGGGCAAGGTCGAGGTGAAAAAACCTCTTGTCCGTGAAGCGGACGGATCGCAGTCCGAACTCTTCCCGAGCGAGGCGCGCCTGAGAAACCTCACCTATGCGGCGCCCATTCAACTCGAGATGACGCTTGTCCAGGGCGAAGAAGCGCAGGACCCGATCGTCACCACTATCGGGCAGTTGCCGGTGATGGTGGGGTCGGCCGCCTGCAACCTCTACAACATGAGCGACCCCGAGCGGATCGAGCACGGCGAAGATCCCCTCGATCCAGGCGGCTACTTCGTCGTCAACGGCACGGAACGGGTGCTGATGACGCTCGAGGATCTCGCCTCGAACAAGATCATGACCGAGTTCACCGAGCGATACAACGAGCGGATCTACGTGGCGAAGGTCTTCTCGCAGTACCGGGGCTACCGCGCGCTCGTGATCGTCGAGAGGAACAGGAAGAACCTGCTCGAGGTCTCGTTCCCTTCGGTCGCCGGGCACCTCCGCTTCATCGACCTGATGCGGGCGCTGGGGCTGCAGGGCGACCACGACATCGTGGAGGCGGTTTCGACCGACGAGGAGATCCTCACCTTCATGATGCAGAACCTTGAAGAGG comes from the Methanoculleus marisnigri JR1 genome and includes:
- a CDS encoding response regulator — protein: MYTILVVDDSPMIVDVFVTMLERGGYRPITAFSGEECLEALNATPPDLVLLDIMMEPMDGWETLERIKTDPATRDIPVLMLTAKPLTPEEANEYGSYIEDYILKPTTHHQLYEAIEHVLARRHSIAADIERAREAGVDSHLVDEYERLAKSVDINRRLLKILETTYSIKDARAGMGEDITRAIKSMAVSIKIQEERLNQVRNQFEELFVAR
- a CDS encoding roadblock/LC7 domain-containing protein → MRYLGVNLMSRHPFMEESAQRHIDEIQSVVGVAACALVSSEGRILGKRFPEGDLTSSLCAAMCATVLASAEAACGSVNMERPFLVTVTSADATILIVSVGEAALITAVIDKSADLPTVQRQLLDIAVRIGEEEA
- a CDS encoding phosphate-starvation-inducible PsiE family protein is translated as MIPSKSHADKAISAISWVTLGIYLLIAISLSLLAIFSFYDVVLQVAALIHAEDMTQGILGVLHALLLTLIIVEILETVTAYFRTNKVLVTPILIAGITAMVRRVLTFGVEPVEPIDIGMTLAAILVLTTAIVYIGKRERADGY
- a CDS encoding DNA-directed RNA polymerase subunit H produces the protein MGTSLDVLNHEMVPDHQIMGEEEVADLLATYHITLEQLPKIYHDDPAVKAIGGEVGNVIRIVRDSRTAGRAEAYRLVVKRPKK